TTCTGGTTCAGGGTGGTGAATGGTGCCCTTGAGTACCTAGCTAAGGATCTTGGGATTGCCGAGAACACTGTTATACAAGGCAAGTTTTATTGAATggttttttatgtgaaatataaCTTCAATTGATTAATATCCTATTTTACTGGTTTCTGAGCTGCTGGAGAAAGGGTCAGCTTTTTATGAAGCCTTTGCTCTGTCACAGAGTTGATGTTTTGGCTATGTTGGGTTAAAAAGATCTTTTGGAAGCCTTGTTCAGATGTCCTATTTCTTACAGTTCACTTCCTTTGGTTAATTATCTAGATATAGGTGGACCaatcttttatttgatttcttttgTTAGGATGGATTGTTAGCACAGTTCTTGCTGGTGCCTTTGTTGGTTCATTTACTGGTGGAGCTCTGGCTGATAAATTTGGCCGAACAAAGACATTTATATTGGATGCAATTCCACTTTCAGTTGGTGCGTTTCTATGGTATGTACCTTACCATAGTCAGAGATACAATATCAGGTCAATACCATTGATACAAGCATCTAAATGATGTCAAAACTTTCAGTACCACTGCCCAGAGTGTTCAGGCTATGATCATTGGACGCTTACTTACTGGAATTGGCATTGGCATCTCATCTGCTATTGTGCCACTTTACATATCTGAGGTGTATATCTCACTCAAAGTTACATCACCTTTTTAGACAGTATTCAAAGGTTGCACTTTCGTGTTTCATAGCATCCTAACAAACTTTCGGTGCTTAGATCTCACCCACGGAAATTCGCGGCACACTGGGAACGGTCAATCAGCTATTCATTTGCATTGGAATTCTTGTTGCACTAGTGGCTGGATTGCCTTTGTCTGGAAATCCTTCATGGTAATTTCTCATTACGTATGCTCATAGCAGAAAACAATTTAGAGTTTTGTAACTTTTAATTGATTGGTACATGATTTTATCCGAAGGCCTTTCAAAAGATTTTGACAAAAGAAGATTCCAACAAGATGTCATGAATGGTTTATCTAGACCTGATTAGTCCAGAACCAATAGGTTACCCATTTGGTGGTCCTAACATAATTCTGGAGTATTTTGAGATTAAAGTGGTGGTAGATGGCAGAATTTAGCACCTTGGTGCCTAATCCCCTAGTctgcttatttttttgttttttgtagtTCATGAATCTTCTATTGATAATTTACAACTTAAATACAATATTTACTTTAGTTGAATTACTGGTGTATTTCTCTAATTTCATACAGTGGTGAGGTGAGGTCAGTTAAGCTTAAGTTTATTTATTCGGttctttgatgaaagttgtAGATGTCTTTGTTTGCCCTTATATAAGCTACCTGGTAGAGttcaattgttttaaaattaattaagtactCAGGTTTGCTTATTATCTATTTTCTTCAATCTTTATAAGttttgcattgattttatgatttttttttcatcaggAAATTTCATTGTGATTTGAGTTTGGTTTTCCTCGagaaataatttgaagtaaaatgataaatgttTATCCCCAATGATTTTAATTTCTATTAGGAGTGTCGTACTCCAGCTTTTGGGTTCTAAAGCAAATAGCAATACTCTGTTTCTGTAGTTTTGACATTTAGTGATCCTTTTGAATGTCCCAGATGCCAAAACTGTTCATGCTTAGGGAATATTTTCTCTAATCAACTGTTTTGATGCTATTGGAAAGAACTATAGGGAATATTTTCTCTAATCAACTTTGTTTATGCTATTGGGAAGAATTAAAATCATGTTGTGTACCTTGACTTTTAACTTTTCTAATTGATGCCAGAGCAAGTGGGACCTCACAGGATTACCCGTTAATGTTATTTGATTTACTTATTTGCTTGTTTCTGGGTTTATTGCTTATTCTACTTTCATATCTCTCATCTGCCGTTTGAATGACTACTATGTCTTGTTGGCGTTTCTAGATGATACTTTTCTATCTACCTTGTTCACAAATGATTAAGGTCCTACAACTAGTAGTTGCCAGACTTCAGAAACTCTAACGAGCATGGATTTTCCCAACCTTCGCAGATTTCGTGTTAATGcttaaatatttgtgtttaaATCCATTAAGTTACATGTGTCTCCATTTCATATGTCAGGTGGAGAACAATGTTTGGTCTCGCACTTATTCCAtctgttttacttgcaattggaATGGTATTTTCTCCTGAAAGTCCTCGGTGGCTCTATCAGGTATCCCATGAGATCTTTCTTTTCTAGTTTGAAATCTTCATTATGGATATCCTGTCTACAGCTACAATCTATGTCAGAGACTTTTCGTCTTAAACCATCCAATTCTATCTTGCAGCAAGGGAGAATATCTGAAGCTGAGACATCTATTAAAAGGCTATATGGTAAAGAAAAAGTTGCTGAGGTTATGGGTGATTTGGAAGCTTCTGCCCAGGGTTCTTCAGAACCAGATGCTGGGTGGCTTGATCTATTTAGTAGCCGTTATAGGAAAGGTATATCTTTGATCATTCAGTATTCTAGATAATAAATATTGATGATGCATGTCTTATGCGTCTAAAGCTCAGTTCTTATATCCTTAGGTCCAACACTTCCCTATATATTGTTTAAgaacaaatttaaatttcttttcctTTGGCTGTTATCCTACGCCATCATCATTAGGAATTTCGGATAGTGGTGTGTAGTTTTGCTCTTGCTGCAATAAAGAAAATCATgtcaattattttccttaagTTCCAAAATCTTGATAATCACCAAAGCATAGGGTTTTGTCTGGTACGTGtttccattttactttataATCAACTttgtttgttattattattcttttatttttttattggacCAAATACGTAGAACAATGAGAGATACTTTGAAGATAAGTTAAGTCCATTCATGATGTGAAATGGAATTGCATAGTTTCTctattttttggtgtaaagagaATTGTATAGAGGAAGTAGATGATCTTATAGATTTTTAACGTATTGTAAATCTAGAGTCCATATCTTTCTGTAAAAATTTTTTGGAGCCAGGCCGGCATATCCTTAATGCTGAGGACAGCATACCCTTAATGTTGAGGATTATAATAGTaccaattttaaataaataaataaatttgtaacCTTCATAATTTTCCTGCTTGGAAGAGAACTGTTACTTACAACTTAATTTGCTCTACAAATAATAAAAGCCTGTCTGATTTTTGCTTGTGAGCACATATTTCTCTACTTGAGTTTTTTCTTAATATGCTATTATCAGTCTATGGTCACTCATTCCATCATTCCAAATATATGTGATATTTTGAGCTCCTGATATTTCTGTACCATGTTGTACAACCAAAATGGTCTAATTGTTGTCGTCATTGCAGTTGTTAGCATTGGTGCAGCTATGTTCTTTTTGCAGCAGTTGGCTGGGATAAATGCTGTTGTCTATTATTCCACTGCCGTGTTCCGAAGTGCTGGAATTACATCTGATGTAGCAGCCAGTGCTCTGGTTGGAGCAGCCAACGTCTTTGGTTAGTTTTCTCCTCAAGGTTTTTGGTAACATCTGTGGCTatagaatatatttttctaattggATACATATTCATCCAGGGACAACGGTGGCATCCTCTTTGATGGACAAACAAGGAAGGAAGAGTCTCTTGCTCATAAGCTATACTGGAATGGTAAGTCATTTTTAGTCCTAGATGGAGTTTACTATGTCaaagaaaatttacaacttGCAACTGAATTGAGGTTAATCCTTTGAGAAATATGTGATATTTTCACTTTTAGGTGATTAATTACACGTATGTATTCTATTTGAAGGTTTTAGTAGGCATGTGGATGCACAAACACATGTATATGCACATGAAAAGACAGCAAAATATTCATGGGAAAAGAAACAAGCAAATATATGCTTGTTAAATGACCTTGTACTTCCAGAAATTCTATCTATCTCTAGCACTAGCAAGTAGCAAAGCCATATCCTGTTATAATGTGATGCAAATCATTTACGCAGTAGAGATTGAAAACCTAAACCTTGCCTTGAGCAATACCCTTAAAATCACTTGCTTGAAGGTTAGCGTAGATGAATATTACAAAGGTTGATCActttatatgttaaaattttccaaatgaagTGATTTTCTGAGAATTTGTGAAACTTTCTGAAGAGcacttttggaaaaaaattccATTCAATACACTTCTGGAAAAATTTAAGTATCTTATATCATTTAGACAAGTTTCATtatgaaaaaatcaaattagGGAGTGTGTGTAATATCTAAAGCAGAAGAGAAGTTAGTGGTATAAAGGTAAATTTGAAGGGAGGTCTTTGAAATATTCCCCTACTGTAATCATCAAGCAGAGAGAATTCCAACATGAAGCTCTTTGGGATAGCTTGCCTGAGACTTTTACCATCTTATCCTAATTATCTTTGGCAGTTGAACTCATGCTCTTATGCATCCAGTTGCATCCAGTTGTCAATGCTTAGATGGTCCCTTAGCTGCAACCCAGGCATGCGTATGATGAGCCTGAGGGGACATTTTGTGTTTATTGTCCTGACTTTTGGCTTGTTTCCGACTTGATCTATTTTTAGCTTTATCTTGTTCTATCCATTTTGTTTCCGATTCTCATCGTATTCTCTTTTCACAGGCTGCATCAATGATGTTGCTTTCCTTGTCATTCACTTGGAAGGTCCTGACTCCATATTCTGGCACACTGGCTGTTCTTGGTACTGTCCTGTAAGTATCATGTGCTTCCCTGCTGGTTGGATCGTTACTTCCTTTTTTCCACCGAAGCAATTTCTTCCGTTTAGGCCAGCTTCTTTTTCCCCTATGTCAAtgcaaatgattttttttgtaacaaatggaatgaaatatatatattttctggCTACGTTTTTCTCTGCAGCTATGTATTGTCCTTTTCACTTGGTGCTGGTCCTGTGCCTGCTCTTCTACTTCCAGAAATATTTGCTTCCAGAATTAGGGCAAAAGCGGTGGCTCTCTCTTTGGGGGTACATTGGGTGAGTTAGCGCTTGGAAATTTTAGTACCCTTTTTGCTGCTAACTGTCTATTTTTCCTTGCTTTTTTGGgggtttgggggggggggataaaaGGCTGTAACTACATCATTTATGGCGTTCCATGATTAACTGGAAGCAAACTGTTATGCCAAATTCCCAAAATCACAATAAGCTGAAATGTGTGCTGACAGAATATGCTCATGTCTTTTGAGCATGTTTCTCAATGCCACGCCTCTTGGGTAACATGACATGTGAGGGTGCTTAGGGGAATATGCATTTTAAGCACCAGAGACAGTAGTCCCTTGGTTCTCTGATTTTCGAGTATTATTGTTTACTTCTTTTGTTTGAGAAGTATGAGCTTTAGAAAGATAACTATGAAAAGGTAGGAATTGATTTATTGCCCTTCATTGTGGTGGTATTTGCAGCACTGTGAGATTAATTGAAGGCTCATTCACTCCATGTTTACTTTGTTTCTAACTCGTATTTCTCCTTGGAACAGATAATGAACTTCTTTATTGGCCTGTACTTCTTGAGCATTGTAACTAAATTTGGTATCAGTACGGTGTACATGGGATTTGCACTCTCTTGTCTTGTTGCTGTCGTATATATAACTGGTAACGTCGTGGAGACAAAGGGGCGGTCACTGGAGGAGATAGAACGTGAGTTAAGTCCAGCAATTTGAGTGGTACCACATGAACAGCTGAGAGTAATTTCAGCTTCCGCCTTCCAGTGGGTCTGGATTTTGAAGAGATTCTCCACTTTGGGGGTCCTGACTGGAGTTGTATCACTTACCCTTTAGCtatctctttgattttcttGTACACCGGCTTCATGAATCATGGGACATTGTAAAAACATGTACTGTTATGGAAGATGATCCTCGTATAATTGAGTATTTCTGAACCCATCTTCAGCTGTTAATTATTGTGGACTGCAGTTAAACCGTAGGTGTGCAAGATGATAATATATGTAAATCATGTATTTATCACTTCCATCTACCCGTATGAATTGGTAATCAATTTTCGTAGCGTAAATCAGGATGCAATGATGGTAAAGATTCTATTTGCATCTGGTGTTAACGccaaatcatcaataaatatataattatcattgagaattcatatatataataattaattaaatcacttAACCGTAGTAAATTGATATTCAAGTGAGCCTATTCATAACTGAGAAATTCCCGAAGCTGGTTGCACTGTCTGGAACTTTTGGATTGAAGCTTTAAGTGCAAAATGCAAACAAATAATGCATTGGTTAATCAAAGAAAAATGCagatggagaaaaaaaatgCTTTGAGCCATGACATTTAACAAAATTGTCTTCTTTGCTGTAATTTCTAAACTAAATGTTTCTTCTTTCCTTCttgcaagaaaaaataaattagtactACTTAACAAATGAAACAAGTGCATTTACAAGTAAAAGGGCCAAGGCTATAAGAATCAAAGTTATTTATCAGTAATTGGTTGGTTTGCTCTACGCCTGATAGTATCTCCTCATAAGTCTAGGAAACAATGTCCATCTTCACACTCATAATAGATCAAGATGATGTCTGACTAAATCATCTAAGCCTTCATTGGAGCTGTATGGCAAGATAGAAGCATTCCATATTCAGATGCTGATATCTCTACATATTGGATTTCCTTTCCCATCTCTCCTTTGTGTCGAGCCTACAgtatacaaaatcaaaatatcagaaagaaagaaacataacCAACCAAATACAACACTAAAGGTGCTTGGGCCTACTCTTTTTTTTCTAGATGGGGGACTCAATCTAATcgttttttctaaaaataatgatTGCGAACATTTTGAAAGGTCATACCCCCAGTGCAACTTCTGCCGCTTTTTTGACAGTGTGTTGTCTTCTTGAGAGGATGAAAGGTCTGTTGTACTGCTTATTGACAAAGTAATTCTCAGATCTTTAGCTGTTTCTATTGATTTTTCATCCATGATCGCCTTGCAATTAGCAATGACATCTTCACCATTATACCTTTTAGTGGAGACAAGAGTTCCTGAAAACCTCTCCTCATCAAAATGTTAACTAGAAATTCACTTCCaatagaaaaagtaaacaataaaaaaaaggaaaagaatcaTTGAAAATGTAAACGAAGTGCTGAAGAATCAAACTGCATACCTTTTGTTTTATCCTTGACCTTAGattttgctttaatttttaAGCGTCTTCGGTGCAACTCCTGGCAAACCAAAGAACATGATATTGAAAAATCAATCCAGACTAACTAAGAAGAAAAAGCTAAAGCAACAACGCACACATATCTATATATCCGAATGTCATAAACTCAATTAATGTAGTCCCCAACCCGTAGCTCAGCAAGCAAGTTTTGAATTTCCTTTGTCTAACATTTAATCAATGTTGTTGCTAGCCTATACCTCAGTATTCTAAGTTTTGAAACCGATTTTACCATCTCGTAACTATGTATCCAACTATACAGTCCAAAATTAAAGCAACCTTTACTCCACGACTTATAGAAAATGTTTTAAGGGATCATAGATTGAAACATCATGTATACGTGGATAAAGATTGAGAACTGTAAAAGTGCCCAACTGCTACTCATACCATTCTGAGCATAATAACATGACATGTTTTTACATAGTTACATATTCTGAAAAAGCTCGCAAATACTTAACTGGACGTGTTACATAAAGCTTGTAAATAATAGTGTGCACGGGTGGACCTAATACTTCTTACGTGAGGCAGATGCCCTTCAATTAATTCTAGTGTTCTCGGAATAACAACTCAATGTTTTCCAACTTGTAACTCACGCTTTAGATATTACTGTTAGGAAACGTGTACATTGGACATGTGGAACATATGACACTGATAGCTCAGCATCCTTTCGAATATACGTGTGGTTTGTAAGGATCCACAGTTTGGGTTGCTTGCTGAATCATAGGCTAGAAAGTCACATGGTATGTGGTGTGCTATGCTTTTTCATTGTAGGTTGATGTCCACGACAGAAGACATCAACCTACAATGATATTAGTTAGAAATTACCAATTAATTCAACCACAAAGGTTATTTGTTAGAACCAACCAAACATCCTTGCAAAGCACCACAAAGTATATTGCTTTACAACTCCGCTCGAAAATTCACACACCTTAACCTCTAATATAGCTTGGATAAACTACCAATTACAATTCTTGGTTTTCCTCGACATATTCAATCAACTACGCCTCAATCTCAATACTGATGGTTCTTCCGTAGATAGCCCTGGTGTACAAGGTAATGTAGGGGAGTTATATGTAATAACAGAGGTGATCGAATGCTAGGCTTCACGAAGGATATTCCAGAATAGTACTAAAACTCTCACAAAATTATTAACTGTTATTCCAAATTGATGACTCTAGAAATCTCCAAAGActcaataaattttatcagCGATAAATCTTATAGTATAGCTCTATGAATGTAGGTCACTAATGCAACAACTGGGAGATCCAAAACTCTCATATAACAAATCCTCTATAATCATTTTGCTCTATTCTGGAGAATTTCATTCCATTTCCTAAACTCAAAGTTATCATAATTACTGCTTCTTCATTAGATAGAGAAATTCTGTTTACCtttatttatgaatgaaaacaACAAGAAAACTAGGTTCTATTAAACGTATGAAATAAGGCGAGAAAGAGATTacttgaaatttggaaatttgagCATTGTTGACACCATTTTTATTGGTGAAATTGGGTTGTAGAGATGGTGCTGATGCTATCGCAGCTTCTCTCCTCCCGTCGTCCTCTTCCATTGAAACAGCTCGAGACCCGACCCTGACCCGCTTCGCTCTGTGGCAATTTATTCGGGTCTTTGGGGTCTACTGACGGGAATGGGCCAGGATGCATAACATGGGCCTTGTAATTTCATGATCCATTCATTTGTCATACAGTGAACATTTTTTGTATAAgtaaatagatttttttataaaaatcgatacatgtatgaatgaatagATTAGGTTAAATTTAAATGGATCAAGATAAATAGAGTTAATAAGTTactgttaaaaaaaattaaccataatgtgaaaactatttatttatttatttctatacaaatttctatttatatatcgtctatacaaaaaatacataacttttaatatttattattttttaaaattaacatataaataactatatttttcttattttatttttcaacattattgtacttaaaaatatgaatttaatcgACATAGAAAAGACAAACAACATGAAAGGCTAGCTACGTGGTACTCCCTTACTTTGTCTtccatttaaatttaattaatatttcagGACAacataagtatttaattaaaagaaaaacctGCTCCCAACTCCCTTCACATGCACACAAAATCCAAGGGATACGTTATATAGgtttattaaaatgtttttaaagtatttattattataattaagttaattatataaaaatatgttatttctttaattatacATATTAATTCTGATTGGAACAAGCTTAACCATTTAATACTGagattttatacatataattaaaagatgttatgataaatttaactatttaataaacatgtaaaaacacatataattttcaaaatattgaagttaaaatatctaatagactttttttaatcatataattaaaatattcaattgaAATAGATTGAATTTaagtgtctaaataaatttagaaacaaactaaacagaaaaaaaagaagatagaaagaaaaagattaaGAAGCGTTATTTCTATTCTGCtcgattttaatttaattcaccttcgaaataaatattgaatactaaaattttttatttttttataaaaaattacaaaccATTAGACCACGTTTACTTTTTAGGCTATATGGGTAGACATTTCAAGTAGCCCATTGTGGCATGAAATGTCTATAATTTAGGCTAAAAAACAAAGGACCATGAGGAAAATAACAACGGAGAGAGATTTTATAGCCCCTCagccaaataaataaataaataaattctcttTGGCCGGCCAGCTAGTTTCAATCTTTGCAAAATAATAGATATTTCTTGATAAGAAGGTTTAGATCCATAGCATAGGTAACAtgagaaatatgaaaattaatatcatatcataataatatatttaatataattttataaattgaatctaaaaaaataacGATGTATgcactatttaatttttattttgtgaatgTTGAAATGTTGTTTCATTAGACTGATATGATAAATTGCTAAACTCAATctcataatatatattacattaAAGCTTAAACTATAATCTCTTTGATACTATTTTCATAGAACGAATGTGCATTAACAGAGGGGAAAGGAGAAAGACCACATAATGATTAATCATAGAGATGataataaaaccaaaaaaaaaaaaagacaaagtaGAACAGGCCAAACTTATGAAggccattttttttaataaccatataataaaacagataaaattttaatttttgaatttttttttatttaatcgaGTGTCcccttcaaattaattattgtgacaTCAATATACTGCAACAAGTGGCTGGTTAGTTCAACACAAGTTTAAAGGAAGAACACAAACAAACTTTCATCTAGTTATATCTGTTTTAGTAAAATGGACATAAATTATTGCTTACCTTCCATAACtgtttgtgtttttttaaaagtttaacacatttatttatttatgaaaatcaCTTAATAGCTTAACGATAGATGTATACGTAACACAATTTTAGCTAATATCAAGATTAATTTTGTAtctaacttttttatatatatatactcgatTTTCAATAGTACCTAGATTAATGAAACATGACAAGGTGAATTCAAACTAAGGATTAAGATTAAAGCATGATAAGGTGGATTCAAACTAAGGTTCTAACAaactttaacttttttataacttaaatctaaaaatatgttaaaatatatctcctattaaaaattgtaataaataaaacatatattatgaaaaataaatgagatgATGCAACGTATTTAAATCGCTAAACAAAATttcaatagaaaaaattaaCTTGTCCTACCTTATTTCATTTCATGCTGCCCTAAAGTTGCGGTATAGCCTAAAGAGGAATATGTTTCCAGTCGAAAGAAATTAACCATGCAACgttgaataattaaatattccCCATATTTTAGATCTAATCAGATTGaaatttgaactattttttcAGAGGTAATTTTGCTATAATATTTTTcgtcttttctattttttaaatagcAATAAAATCTgaacatatttaattatttgaaacttttataaaattgtattaaaaatacTATTATCATCAGTAATATTTTCTCGATttattattacataattattaataaatgtatgaaatattaaaaacaggtaattagataataaaaataaaatgtgaaatctatcaaaaataaaaaattatttttaaaaatattaaacaaataaaatcaaacgaACGATCTTATTAGAATCTTTTGCCAGTTTAGCTCACCACACAACACGTGGGAGTAGTCCAAAATGGaatcaattttcattaaatacAGCCTGCCACACATGCATATATTGTGTTACCGCACTAGCCCCTCTTCTTTTTCCTCTCTATCTTCACTCCATAGTTCCTCCTTTCCCGGCGGACCATCGCCGCCGGAGTCTGGTAAAACCCGACCCGAGACGGACATATTTCTCTTTTACCTAGTATACCGTCGGAGATGGAGGATTACTTGAAGCTATTCGTGGAGGAGACATCGTTTTACAACCGTCTGGTTTTGGGTACATTCTTGCCGGAATCATGGTGGGGACCACTTCCTCATATGCTTCAAGGATGGCTCCGTAACTACATTGGCGGTGTTTTACTTTACTTCATCTCCGGTTTCCTCTGGTGCTTCTATATTTATCACTTGAAACGCAATGTCTATATTCCCAAAGGTATGatttcttttttccctttttctcccgttgaatttttttttttgtgtatagaTGATTTCTTTGCATTATTGGAAATTTACAAGTTAATGAATTACGTTGACTGTTTTAGTAACGCTTTTGAAGGTTGGTTTCTGAATATTCACACTTTTGATTTgaatattttggcattttttggGTGTTACTGTATTTGAAGTAGGTAAAGAGTAAGAAGCATATTCCCATTTTATAGTGTATTGATATGTAGACCAATTACTGTGGATCTGAAACTATCATGTATCAGTAACTCTGACCACTAAGGCTAAGAACATACGAGAAGAAATCATCTAGTGTTTTTGTCTCTGTTGGTATTTGAACCTGAGACGTTATCGTACTCAACCCACCTGATTGACAGTAGGCCACCTCCTTGTGTATATTGTGGTCCCGTTAGTTCAAACTAGAGATGTCAATATCTCAGATGAATTTAACAATTCTAGGTTTCTATGATTCGATAAAGATACAGAGTAATTAATGTTTTGTATTTTCTCCCGTGATGCTCGTTTGGttaaaaagaggaaattatATATGGGCTGATGAACAGTTTGATTGCAGATGCCATACCATCAAAGCAAGCAATGCTCTTGCAAATATCAGTTGCAATGAAAGCTATGCCGTGGTACTGTGCCCTTCCATCACTTTCTGAGTACATGATTGAAAACGGATGGACCAAATGTTTTGCGAGAATAAGTGATGTTGGATGGCCTACCTACATCATCAATGCGGCTATTTATCTTGTAATAGTGGAGTTTGGAATCTACTGGATGCACAAGTTATTGCATGACATAAAACCTCTGTATAAATATCTGCATGCTACACATCATATTTACAACAAGCAAAACACACTTTCCCCATTTGCTGGTAAGCTCTTAAGTCTAGTCATACCTTATTGGTGCTTATTTCTGAAAACAACTCCTAGCTCGTGGAGCCATTAGGTGTCTCTGTGATACTTTATTGATAGTTTGTTGAATTACTGAGCGTCTTAGTCGCGCGGATTCTTCACTTTTGATTCCtcggattcttcaaaaatacactacttttggctAATCCGACACGCAACcccttgacatttttgaagagtccgagcaacacaAGTGAGTGTTTCCTTTGTGATGACTAAATACGTTGAAAAGCTAGTCATGAGGACAATAAATTAATATGTGTATTTTAACATTCATGTC
This window of the Solanum pennellii chromosome 2, SPENNV200 genome carries:
- the LOC107011167 gene encoding plastidic glucose transporter 4, with protein sequence MQASTFTVKGNTAFGLQNRRILQGVSDLRSRTLAGKSLRMTGSCFGVSMESASMGIELGRARRTVQSVFGSSAKARSHRVRAAGEDIEDAAPLKVQGQSSGSVLPYVGVACLAAILFGYHLGVVNGALEYLAKDLGIAENTVIQGWIVSTVLAGAFVGSFTGGALADKFGRTKTFILDAIPLSVGAFLCTTAQSVQAMIIGRLLTGIGIGISSAIVPLYISEISPTEIRGTLGTVNQLFICIGILVALVAGLPLSGNPSWWRTMFGLALIPSVLLAIGMVFSPESPRWLYQQGRISEAETSIKRLYGKEKVAEVMGDLEASAQGSSEPDAGWLDLFSSRYRKVVSIGAAMFFLQQLAGINAVVYYSTAVFRSAGITSDVAASALVGAANVFGTTVASSLMDKQGRKSLLLISYTGMAASMMLLSLSFTWKVLTPYSGTLAVLGTVLYVLSFSLGAGPVPALLLPEIFASRIRAKAVALSLGVHWIMNFFIGLYFLSIVTKFGISTVYMGFALSCLVAVVYITGNVVETKGRSLEEIERELSPAI
- the LOC107009360 gene encoding LOW QUALITY PROTEIN: uncharacterized protein LOC107009360 (The sequence of the model RefSeq protein was modified relative to this genomic sequence to represent the inferred CDS: deleted 1 base in 1 codon), whose protein sequence is MHPGPFPSVDPKTRINCHRAKRVRVGSRAVSMEEDDGRREAAIASAPSLQPNFTNKNGVNNAQISKFQELHRRRLKIKAKSKVKDKTKGTLVSTKRYNGEDVIANCKAIMDEKSIETAKDLRITLSISSTTDLSSSQEDNTLSKKRQKLHWGLDTKERWERKSNM
- the LOC107011506 gene encoding delta(7)-sterol-C5(6)-desaturase, whose translation is MEDYLKLFVEETSFYNRLVLGTFLPESWWGPLPHMLQGWLRNYIGGVLLYFISGFLWCFYIYHLKRNVYIPKDAIPSKQAMLLQISVAMKAMPWYCALPSLSEYMIENGWTKCFARISDVGWPTYIINAAIYLVIVEFGIYWMHKLLHDIKPLYKYLHATHHIYNKQNTLSPFAGLAFHPLDGILQAVPHVVALFLVPMHFTTHIALIFVEALWTANIHDCIHGKVWPVMGAGYHTIHHTTYRHNYGHYTIWMDWMFGTLRDPVEEDAKKM